From one Triticum aestivum cultivar Chinese Spring chromosome 4B, IWGSC CS RefSeq v2.1, whole genome shotgun sequence genomic stretch:
- the LOC123090389 gene encoding S-locus-specific glycoprotein S13-like, which produces MILQASNCKQQRIYQELMPMQLCHPCLAVYGILLLLCWPFACAHAYASQSRLVPGKPLSPGSVVVSQDGVFALGFFSTDGDGEKRQRHYVGIWYNSIPERTVVWVSNRAAPITTNLSSANLAVTSSSGIVLSDSDGRAVWTTNKSISISASASASTVEAVLDNTDNFILRSLADSAILWQSFDHPTDTLLPGMNLRLSHKTLPLQHLVSWKGQQDPSPGEFSYGADPSNLLRCFAWNGSRPHRRSPVWTSHLYMGGFNESAIYMALHHAGDEVYMSFGMPAGSFVQLVRLEIDYSGKVNILSWQSNMSAWRALYAEPQHECNTYGYCGPYGYCDNTQIVPVCKCLDGFEPRDAKGWISGSFSQGCRPKEVPRCTHGDSFLAFPGMKVPDKFLRVPSRSFDECTEECRSNCSCVAYAYSKMSNIDIDGDDTRCLLWIGDFIDMENNHQGGENLYVRTKRLQGMHHSTFSACLCFTVCKIEDNNKPPIVLIESYEHQAVYFNR; this is translated from the coding sequence ATGATCCTGCAAGCAAGCAATTGCAAGCAGCAGAGGATCTATCAAGAATTAATGCCTATGCAGCTGTGTCATCCTTGCCTTGCTGTGTATGGCATTCTTTTGCTTCTTTGTTGGCCATTCGCTTGTGCCCATGCTTATGCATCTCAGAGCCGGCTTGTCCCTGGCAAGCCGCTCTCCCCTGGGAGTGTCGTCGTCTCCCAAGATGGGGTGTTTGCCCTGGGATTCTTCTCCACCGATGGGGATGGGGAGAAGCGGCAGCGCCACTATGTGGGCATATGGTACAACAGCATCCCGGAGCGCACCGTGGTATGGGTTTCTAACCGTGCGGCGCCCATCACCACTAACCTTTCCTCTGCAAATCTTGCGGTGACCAGCAGCTCCGGCATAGTGCTGTCTGATAGCGATGGCCGTGCCGTGTGGACAACCAACAAGAGCATCAGCATCAGCGCGAGCGCGAGCGCGAGCACGGTGGAAGCAGTGTTGGACAACACCGACAACTTCATCCTTCGGTCGTTGGCCGACAGTGCCATACTATGGCAAAGCTTCGACCACCCTACCGACACCCTCCTCCCCGGCATGAACCTGAGGCTGAGCCACAAGACGCTCCCACTGCAGCACCTCGTGTCGTGGAAAGGGCAGCAGGACCCATCCCCCGGCGAGTTCTCGTACGGCGCGGACCCTAGCAACCTCCTCCGGTGCTTCGCCTGGAACGGGTCGAGGCCACACCGGCGAAGCCCGGTGTGGACAAGCCACCTCTACATGGGCGGATTCAACGAGTCGGCCATTTACATGGCCTTGCatcacgccggcgacgaggtgtACATGTCCTTCGGCATGCCGGCTGGCTCCTTCGTCCAGCTGGTGAGGTTGGAGATCGACTACTCAGGCAAGGTAAATATACTAAGCTGGCAGAGCAACATGTCCGCATGGAGGGCCCTGTACGCAGAGCCTCAACATGAGTGCAATACGTACGGCTACTGCGGTCCTTATGGTTACTGCGACAACACACAAATCGTCCCGGTTTGCAAGTGCCTTGACGGTTTTGAACCGAGGGATGCTAAAGGATGGATCTCCGGTAGCTTCTCACAGGGATGCCGCCCCAAGGAGGTGCCAAGGTGCACCCATGGAGACAGTTTCTTGGCCTTTCCGGGCATGAAGGTCCCGGACAAGTTCCTTCGTGTCCCGAGCAGAAGCTTTGATGAGTGCACCGAGGAATGCAGAAGCAATTGCTCCTGCGTGGCATATGCTTACTCCAAGATGAGCAACATAGATATTGACGGGGATGACACAAGATGCCTGTTATGGATAGGCGATTTTATCGACATGGAGAACAACCATCAAGGAGGGGAGAACCTCTATGTTCGGACTAAAAGATTGCAAGGTATGCATCACTCCACTTTCTCTGCTTGCTTATGTTTTACTGTGTGT